The Streptomyces griseiscabiei genomic sequence CGGCGGCGGCCTCCCCGTACAGCAGCCGCCCGGCCCCGAGGGGCACCCCGTCGTCCCGTACGGCGAGGACGTGCACGGCCACGGCGTCGTACGCGTCGTACTCCAGGTCCTCCGGCACCCCCTGCTCGGCGACGAAGACCTCCTTGCGCACCGCGAAGCACGCCTCGCGGTCGCCGGGATCATCGGCAACCCGCACCGTGTAGGACACCGGAACGGGACTCACGCGTACGTCTCCTCGCGGACCTTGTCCAGGGCCTTCTGCAGATCCGCGGGGTAGTCGCTCTCGAACTCGACCCAGCTCCCGTCCCCGGGGTGCTCGAAACCGAGCCGGACGGCCTGCAGCCACTGGCGGGTGATGCCGAGCCGCTTGGCGAGCGTCGGGTCGGCGCCGTACGTGAGGTCGCCGACGCAGGGGTGCCGGTGGGCCGACATGTGGACGCGGATCTGGTGGGTGCGCCCGGTCTCCAGCTTGATGTCGAGCAGGGAGGCGGCGCGGAACGCCTCGATGAGGTCGTAGTGCGTGACCGACGGCTTTCCCTCGGCGGTGACGGCCCACTTGTAGTCGTGGTTCGGGTGCCGTCCGATGGGCGCGTCGATCGTGCCACTGGTGGGGTCGGGGTGGCCCTGGACCAGCGCGTGGTACCGCTTGTCGACCGTCCGCTCCTTGAACTGGCGCTTCAGGGAGGTGTACGCGTACTCCGACTTGGCGACCACCATGAGGCCCGAGGTGCCCACGTCCAGCCGGTGCACGATGCCCTGGCGCTCGGCGGCGCCGGAGGTGGAGATCCGGTACCCAGCGGCGGCGAGCCCGCCGATGACGGTCGGCCCGGACCAGCCGGGGCTGGGGTGCGCGGCCACGCCGACCGGCTTGACGATCACGACCACGTCGTCGTCGTCGTGCACGATCTCCATGCCCTCGACGGGCTCGGCGACGATCCGCACGGGCGCGGGCGCCTGCGGCATCTCGACCTCCAGCCAGGCCCCGCCGTGCACCCGCTCCGACTTGCCGACCACCGACCCGTCGACCGTGACCTTCCCCGCGGCAGCCAGCTCGGCGGCCTTGGTACGGGAGAAGCCGAACATGCGGGAGATGGCGGCGTCGACACGCTCGCCCTCCAGGCCGTCGGGCACGGGCAGGGTACGGATCTCGGGAATCGTGCTCACCCGTCGAGTATGCCGGACGGGTGAGTGACCCCCGACCGCGCCTGTGGATAACTCAGGGCGACCGGCCAGCCCTCGCGAACGGCGTCAGTCCTTGTGGACGGCGTCAGTCCTTGTGGACGGTCCCGTCCGGGTCGAGCCCCCGGAACGACAGCAGCACGATCAGGATGCCGCCGCACACGATGGCCGAATCCGCGAGGTTGAACACCGCGAAGCCCTTGGGCGCGATGAAGTCGACGACCGCGCCCTCGAAGACGCCCGGCGAGCGGAAGATCCGGTCGGTGAGGTTGCCCAGCGCACCGCCGAGCAGCAGACCGAGCGCGATCGCCCAGGGGAGGCTGTAGAGCTTGCGGGCGAGCCGGGCGATCACCACGATCACGATCGTCGCGATCACCGTGAAGATGATCGTGAAGGCCTCGCCGAAGCCGAAGGCCGCGCCCGCGTTGCGGATCGCCTCGAACTTCAGCCAGTCCCCGATGATCTCGATCGGCTCGTGGTGCTCCAGCTTCGCGACCACGATCATCTTGCTGACCAGGTCGAGCGCGTACGCCAGCGCGGCGACCCCGAACAGCACGGCGATCCGGCGCTTGCCGCGCGGGCGCGCGCCCGCCTCGGCCAGCTCCTGTGCCGCGCCGTTCCCGCCGTCGGACTGCTCCGGGTCGGCCCCCGCCGCGTCTGGAATGTCCGGCGTACCGATGATGCGCTCCGCCTCTGCCACGTGAGTCCCTCAACCTAGGTTCCTGACTGAGGACAAAGGTACGACACGACCCGCGCGGACCAGGGGCTCAGGCGGCGATCGCTAGCGGCGTTCCTGCTTCTGCTTGCATTCCACGCACAGCGTGGCCCGGGGGAATGCCTGCATCCGTGCCTTTCCGATCGCATTGCCGCAGTTCTCACAGAGCCCGTACGTGCCCGAGGCGAGCCGCTCCAGGGCGCGCTCGGTCTGGTCGAGCATCTCGCGCGCGTTGTGGGCGAGCGACAGCTCGTGCTCGCGCGTGATGTTCTTCGCCCCGGTGTCGGCCTGGTCGTCGCCGGCGCCGTCCCCGGAGTCCCGCATCAGGCCGGTGAGCGCCCGCTCGGAGGCCTCCAGCTCCGCCCGCAGCCGCATCGCCTCGGACTGCAGTTCCGTGCGGGCCTCGGCCACCTCCTCCGGGCTCCAGGGGTCCTCACCCGGGCGTACCGCCAGCTCGCCGGGCTCCACCGCGGCGGGCCGTGCCTTGGGGACGGCGGAGGGCTTCCGCTTCGCCGCCGTAGCCGTACCAGGAGTGTTCTTCGCAACCACCGTCGTGGCTCCCGTCGTCTCGGCGGCCTCGGCCGC encodes the following:
- a CDS encoding RluA family pseudouridine synthase — its product is MSTIPEIRTLPVPDGLEGERVDAAISRMFGFSRTKAAELAAAGKVTVDGSVVGKSERVHGGAWLEVEMPQAPAPVRIVAEPVEGMEIVHDDDDVVVIVKPVGVAAHPSPGWSGPTVIGGLAAAGYRISTSGAAERQGIVHRLDVGTSGLMVVAKSEYAYTSLKRQFKERTVDKRYHALVQGHPDPTSGTIDAPIGRHPNHDYKWAVTAEGKPSVTHYDLIEAFRAASLLDIKLETGRTHQIRVHMSAHRHPCVGDLTYGADPTLAKRLGITRQWLQAVRLGFEHPGDGSWVEFESDYPADLQKALDKVREETYA
- the lspA gene encoding signal peptidase II, which codes for MAEAERIIGTPDIPDAAGADPEQSDGGNGAAQELAEAGARPRGKRRIAVLFGVAALAYALDLVSKMIVVAKLEHHEPIEIIGDWLKFEAIRNAGAAFGFGEAFTIIFTVIATIVIVVIARLARKLYSLPWAIALGLLLGGALGNLTDRIFRSPGVFEGAVVDFIAPKGFAVFNLADSAIVCGGILIVLLSFRGLDPDGTVHKD
- a CDS encoding TraR/DksA family transcriptional regulator, with the translated sequence MVAKKTAVQQSASGRSTVAAGGGDGGDEGERAAAVKAAGEKRVARKATGKKATTKKAAAGTAVAEGAVVAKAPAKKAARKATTVKRATAAGKRTTKSAAKSPSAKKSTVKKAGAAEAAETTGATTVVAKNTPGTATAAKRKPSAVPKARPAAVEPGELAVRPGEDPWSPEEVAEARTELQSEAMRLRAELEASERALTGLMRDSGDGAGDDQADTGAKNITREHELSLAHNAREMLDQTERALERLASGTYGLCENCGNAIGKARMQAFPRATLCVECKQKQERR